One stretch of Zingiber officinale cultivar Zhangliang chromosome 6B, Zo_v1.1, whole genome shotgun sequence DNA includes these proteins:
- the LOC121992573 gene encoding putative disease resistance RPP13-like protein 1 isoform X1, whose product MAGGGFLSSMFTTMVDKLHSLAAPSATSSSSLSHNNIEREMSKLTETMRRIQAKLDDSEEENHAKSHSEKLWLSELKDVAYDAEDVVEEYEYETLRSKQLHENSSGTHEDELANKAAEIRKRFDEITKEWKLLKLPTNAGKRKRSPMLLDMNRETGSLVVESDVLGRAEEKDMLVKWLLSEDDTTGNGVSVIAVIGMGGLGKTTLAQLVYNDQRVKSYFDLIGWVCVSENFHVVSLTEKILQSFAKVKVHEVLDELQHALREILQGKKFLLILDDVWNEEFTLWEDLSKPLLSAHVGKVIVTTRNRSVARIMGTRSPLNLNCLPFDVCWPLFKRVTLGGADKSLQPHLEHLGRKIVDKCKGLPLAVKVLGGALRNKEDIDSWKDILENEMWESEEINKGILPALKISYDCMPIQLKRCFQYLPLFPKDTSLDSEEIVRLWMSQGLLPLDGDKRAEDIGRNYIKRLAERSLIHLERVDTLFMTEQSPLFMRKQSFSLHDLVHDLAQYIAQDEYLCVMDNKFDTKKLQKFRHLSFNVEYHKSNIEALRELKLLRTLFIRELDSWKYRKYKVLDDLFQELKYIRTLVLDNYGIEELPYSLGNLKLLRYLSIKDDVVESIPESICSLYNLQTLDLTDTQISELPRQIGNLINLRHLLLPCDYFGFKAIFFPSGIGNMINLQTLRRFNASCEKDHCDMGELNSLMKLSGHISISELAFVNIFSNSKPPLKTKKYIDSLELCWRKYALYNNAFFDYYRKDEKKAEWQLEYLEPHVNLENLEINSYPGIKFVGWVSASSFTKLTRLHVEYCKNSNKLPPLGQLPSLEELKICRMDGVQCVGREFCSMLMASPSSSQNKIAFPSLKDLIFRDMTNWEAWDGVEIGDFPSLHSIRITGCCRLIKFPRWPFLSSVEKMMLESGGVPDVSNFHSLTNLTIMSMSKKNSKWMSKCYFPTLQHLILLFSSAESVHLSHKVLPSLKTLEIRNSPTLRVVAGLKNLTSLNSLIIEVCPNLEFKGLPATLEQVKLDGCRLFEQGFKEQQHMRNVLMIEPHNSDDEVEEKEEMDVDDEEEEEEEEDMDVDDEEEEEEEMDGDDDDNNDDNMD is encoded by the exons ATGGCCGGAGGAGGCTTCCTGTCTTCCATGTTCACCACGATGGTAGACAAGCTGCATAGCTTGGCTGCACCGTCAGCAACATCTTCTTCTTCGTTGTCACACAACAATATTGAACGGGAGATGAGTAAGCTGACAGAGACGATGAGGAGAATCCAAGCCAAACTTGATGACTCAGAGGAGGAGAATCATGCAAAAAGTCACTCGGAGAAGCTTTGGCTAAGCGAGCTCAAAGATGTTGCCTATGACGCCGAAGACGTAGTAGAAGAGTACGAGTACGAGACGTTGCGTTCCAAACAATTGCATGAGAACAGCAGTGGGACACATGAG GATGAACTAGCAAATAAAGCCGCAGAGATAAGGAAAAGGTTTGATGAGATCACCAAGGAGTGGAAACTCCTCAAGTTGCCTACGAATGCTGGAAAAAGAAAGAGAAGCCCCATGCTCTTAGATATGAACCGAGAAACAGGCTCTTTAGTGGTTGAATCAGATGTTCTTGGAAGAGCAGAGGAAAAGGATATGCTGGTTAAATGGCTGCTATCAGAGGATGATACAACAGGAAATGGAGTTTCTGTAATTGCTGTAATTGGGATGGGGGGACTGGGTAAAACAACACTGGCTCAGCTTGTCTATAATGATCAAAGAGTGAAAAGCTATTTCGATTTAATAGGATGGGTCTGTGTATCTGAAAATTTTCATGTTGTTAGTTTGACAGAGAAGATCCTGCAATCATTTGCCAAAGTGAAAGTTCATGAAGTACTAGATGAGCTCCAACATGCACTACGAGAAATACTGCAGGGGAAGAAGTTTTTACTAATATTAGatgatgtttggaatgaagaattCACTCTCTGGGAGGACTTAAGCAAGCCCTTACTATCAGCCCATGTGGGTAAAGTTATAGTGACCACTAGGAATCGATCAGTTGCAAGAATTATGGGGACGAGAAGTCCTCTCAACTTGAATTGCTTACCATTTGATGTATGCTGGCCATTGTTCAAGAGAGTCACTTTGGGAGGAGCAGATAAAAGCCTGCAACCACATCTTGAACACCTTGGTAGGAAGATAGTAGACAAGTGCAAAGGCTTACCTTTGGCTGTGAAGGTGCTTGGAGGCGCTCTCAGAAACAAAGAAGATATAGATTCATGGAAGGACATACTAGAAAATGAGATGTGGGAATCAGAagaaataaataaaggaattttaCCGGCACTTAAAATATCATATGATTGCATGCCGATCCAACTTAAAAGATGTTTCCAATACCTGCCCTTATTTCCCAAAGACACAAGTTTAGATTCAGAAGAAATAGTCCGATTATGGATGTCACAaggtcttcttcctcttgatggaGATAAGAGAGCAGAGGACATAGGCAGAAATTACATAAAAAGATTGGCTGAGAGGTCACTAATACATCTGGAAAGGGTCGACACTTTATTTATGACAGAGCAATCTCCTTTATTTATGAGAAAGCAATCTTTTTCGTTGCATGATCTTGTTCACGATCTTGCCCAATATATAGCTCAGGATGAATATCTCTGTGTGATGGATAACAAATTTGACACAAAGAAATTACAAAAGTTTCGACACTTATCGTTTAATGTGGAATACCATAAGTCGAACATAGAAGCTCTTCGAGAACTAAAACTTTTACGGACACTTTTTATAAGAGAACTAGACTCGTGGAAATATAGGAAATATAAAGTCCTTGATGATCTTTTTCAAGAATTGAAATACATACGAACACTTGTTTTAGACAACTACGGAATTGAAGAGCTACCATATTCATTGGGCAATCTCAAACTACTTcgttacctttctataaaagacGATGTTGTAGAGAGTATTCCAGAGTCCATATGCAGCCTTTACAATTTACAAACTCTGGATTTGACAGATACACAAATTTCTGAACTccccaggcagattggaaatttGATAAACCTACGTCATCTTTTGCTTCCTTGCGATTACTTTGGTTTTAAAGCTATCTTTTTTCCATCTGGAATTGGAAACATGATCAACTTGCAGACACTCAGACGCTTCAACGCCAGTTGTGAAAAAGATCATTGCGACATGGGAGAATTGAATAGTTTGATGAAACTTAGTGGGCATATCTCCATTTCTGAACTAGCATTCGTGAACATATTTTCAAACTCAAAACCCCCTCTGAAGACAAAAAAGTATATTGATTCTTTGGAGTTATGCTGGAGAAAGTATGCTTTGTATAACAATGCTTTTTTTGACTATTACAGAAAAGATGAAAAGAAGGCAGAGTGGCAGCTCGAGTACCTCGAGCCGCATGTCAATCTCGAGAACCTTGAAATAAACAGCTATCCAGGAATCAAATTTGTTGGATGGGTGAGCGCTTCATCCTTCACTAAGTTGACCCGTTTGCATGTAGAATATTGTAAGAATAGCAATAAACTTCCACCGTTGGGTCAACTTCCTTCTCTGGAAGAGCTTAAGATATGTAGGATGGATGGCGTTCAATGTGTGGGACGTGAATTTTGCTCCATGCTAATGGCATCTCCATCTTCTTCCCAAAATAAAATTGCATTTCCCTCTCTAAAAGACTTGATATTTAGAGATATGACAAATTGGGAAGCGTGGGATGGAGTGGAGATTGGTGATTTCCCCAGTCTCCATTCTATTAGAATTACTGGATGTTGTAGGCTGATCAAGTTTCCCCGGTGGCCCTTTTTGTCTTCGGTGGAAAAAATGATGTTGGAGAGTGGTGGTGTACCTGATGTTTCAAATTTCCATTCACTGACAAATTTAACAATTATGTCCATGTCTAAGAAAAATAGTAAGTGGATGTCCAAGTGTTACTTTCCAACGCTCCAACACTTGATATTATTATTTAGCAGTGCAGAATCTGTTCATCTATCACACAAAGTGCTACCTTCACTGAAGACTTTAGAGATTAGAAACTCTCCAACATTGAGAGTTGTTGCAGGGTTAAAAAACCTCACCTCCTTGAATTCTTTAATTATAGAAGTATGCCCTAATCTTGAGTTCAAGGGGTTACCAGCCACCCTCGAACAAGTGAAGCTCGACGGGTGTCGTTTGTTCGAGCAAGGGTTCAAAGAACAACAGCATATGAGAAATGTCTTG ATGATAGAGCCACACAATTCCGATGATGAAGTGGAAGAGAAAGAGGAGATGGATGTCGatgatgaagaggaagaggaagaagaagaggatatGGATGTCGatgatgaagaggaagaggaagaggagatggatggagatgATGATGATAACAATGATGATAACATGGATTAA
- the LOC121992573 gene encoding putative disease resistance RPP13-like protein 1 isoform X2, with translation MAGGGFLSSMFTTMVDKLHSLAAPSATSSSSLSHNNIEREMSKLTETMRRIQAKLDDSEEENHAKSHSEKLWLSELKDVAYDAEDVVEEYEYETLRSKQLHENSSGTHEDELANKAAEIRKRFDEITKEWKLLKLPTNAGKRKRSPMLLDMNRETGSLVVESDVLGRAEEKDMLVKWLLSEDDTTGNGVSVIAVIGMGGLGKTTLAQLVYNDQRVKSYFDLIGWVCVSENFHVVSLTEKILQSFAKVKVHEVLDELQHALREILQGKKFLLILDDVWNEEFTLNLNCLPFDVCWPLFKRVTLGGADKSLQPHLEHLGRKIVDKCKGLPLAVKVLGGALRNKEDIDSWKDILENEMWESEEINKGILPALKISYDCMPIQLKRCFQYLPLFPKDTSLDSEEIVRLWMSQGLLPLDGDKRAEDIGRNYIKRLAERSLIHLERVDTLFMTEQSPLFMRKQSFSLHDLVHDLAQYIAQDEYLCVMDNKFDTKKLQKFRHLSFNVEYHKSNIEALRELKLLRTLFIRELDSWKYRKYKVLDDLFQELKYIRTLVLDNYGIEELPYSLGNLKLLRYLSIKDDVVESIPESICSLYNLQTLDLTDTQISELPRQIGNLINLRHLLLPCDYFGFKAIFFPSGIGNMINLQTLRRFNASCEKDHCDMGELNSLMKLSGHISISELAFVNIFSNSKPPLKTKKYIDSLELCWRKYALYNNAFFDYYRKDEKKAEWQLEYLEPHVNLENLEINSYPGIKFVGWVSASSFTKLTRLHVEYCKNSNKLPPLGQLPSLEELKICRMDGVQCVGREFCSMLMASPSSSQNKIAFPSLKDLIFRDMTNWEAWDGVEIGDFPSLHSIRITGCCRLIKFPRWPFLSSVEKMMLESGGVPDVSNFHSLTNLTIMSMSKKNSKWMSKCYFPTLQHLILLFSSAESVHLSHKVLPSLKTLEIRNSPTLRVVAGLKNLTSLNSLIIEVCPNLEFKGLPATLEQVKLDGCRLFEQGFKEQQHMRNVLMIEPHNSDDEVEEKEEMDVDDEEEEEEEEDMDVDDEEEEEEEMDGDDDDNNDDNMD, from the exons ATGGCCGGAGGAGGCTTCCTGTCTTCCATGTTCACCACGATGGTAGACAAGCTGCATAGCTTGGCTGCACCGTCAGCAACATCTTCTTCTTCGTTGTCACACAACAATATTGAACGGGAGATGAGTAAGCTGACAGAGACGATGAGGAGAATCCAAGCCAAACTTGATGACTCAGAGGAGGAGAATCATGCAAAAAGTCACTCGGAGAAGCTTTGGCTAAGCGAGCTCAAAGATGTTGCCTATGACGCCGAAGACGTAGTAGAAGAGTACGAGTACGAGACGTTGCGTTCCAAACAATTGCATGAGAACAGCAGTGGGACACATGAG GATGAACTAGCAAATAAAGCCGCAGAGATAAGGAAAAGGTTTGATGAGATCACCAAGGAGTGGAAACTCCTCAAGTTGCCTACGAATGCTGGAAAAAGAAAGAGAAGCCCCATGCTCTTAGATATGAACCGAGAAACAGGCTCTTTAGTGGTTGAATCAGATGTTCTTGGAAGAGCAGAGGAAAAGGATATGCTGGTTAAATGGCTGCTATCAGAGGATGATACAACAGGAAATGGAGTTTCTGTAATTGCTGTAATTGGGATGGGGGGACTGGGTAAAACAACACTGGCTCAGCTTGTCTATAATGATCAAAGAGTGAAAAGCTATTTCGATTTAATAGGATGGGTCTGTGTATCTGAAAATTTTCATGTTGTTAGTTTGACAGAGAAGATCCTGCAATCATTTGCCAAAGTGAAAGTTCATGAAGTACTAGATGAGCTCCAACATGCACTACGAGAAATACTGCAGGGGAAGAAGTTTTTACTAATATTAGatgatgtttggaatgaagaattCA CTCTCAACTTGAATTGCTTACCATTTGATGTATGCTGGCCATTGTTCAAGAGAGTCACTTTGGGAGGAGCAGATAAAAGCCTGCAACCACATCTTGAACACCTTGGTAGGAAGATAGTAGACAAGTGCAAAGGCTTACCTTTGGCTGTGAAGGTGCTTGGAGGCGCTCTCAGAAACAAAGAAGATATAGATTCATGGAAGGACATACTAGAAAATGAGATGTGGGAATCAGAagaaataaataaaggaattttaCCGGCACTTAAAATATCATATGATTGCATGCCGATCCAACTTAAAAGATGTTTCCAATACCTGCCCTTATTTCCCAAAGACACAAGTTTAGATTCAGAAGAAATAGTCCGATTATGGATGTCACAaggtcttcttcctcttgatggaGATAAGAGAGCAGAGGACATAGGCAGAAATTACATAAAAAGATTGGCTGAGAGGTCACTAATACATCTGGAAAGGGTCGACACTTTATTTATGACAGAGCAATCTCCTTTATTTATGAGAAAGCAATCTTTTTCGTTGCATGATCTTGTTCACGATCTTGCCCAATATATAGCTCAGGATGAATATCTCTGTGTGATGGATAACAAATTTGACACAAAGAAATTACAAAAGTTTCGACACTTATCGTTTAATGTGGAATACCATAAGTCGAACATAGAAGCTCTTCGAGAACTAAAACTTTTACGGACACTTTTTATAAGAGAACTAGACTCGTGGAAATATAGGAAATATAAAGTCCTTGATGATCTTTTTCAAGAATTGAAATACATACGAACACTTGTTTTAGACAACTACGGAATTGAAGAGCTACCATATTCATTGGGCAATCTCAAACTACTTcgttacctttctataaaagacGATGTTGTAGAGAGTATTCCAGAGTCCATATGCAGCCTTTACAATTTACAAACTCTGGATTTGACAGATACACAAATTTCTGAACTccccaggcagattggaaatttGATAAACCTACGTCATCTTTTGCTTCCTTGCGATTACTTTGGTTTTAAAGCTATCTTTTTTCCATCTGGAATTGGAAACATGATCAACTTGCAGACACTCAGACGCTTCAACGCCAGTTGTGAAAAAGATCATTGCGACATGGGAGAATTGAATAGTTTGATGAAACTTAGTGGGCATATCTCCATTTCTGAACTAGCATTCGTGAACATATTTTCAAACTCAAAACCCCCTCTGAAGACAAAAAAGTATATTGATTCTTTGGAGTTATGCTGGAGAAAGTATGCTTTGTATAACAATGCTTTTTTTGACTATTACAGAAAAGATGAAAAGAAGGCAGAGTGGCAGCTCGAGTACCTCGAGCCGCATGTCAATCTCGAGAACCTTGAAATAAACAGCTATCCAGGAATCAAATTTGTTGGATGGGTGAGCGCTTCATCCTTCACTAAGTTGACCCGTTTGCATGTAGAATATTGTAAGAATAGCAATAAACTTCCACCGTTGGGTCAACTTCCTTCTCTGGAAGAGCTTAAGATATGTAGGATGGATGGCGTTCAATGTGTGGGACGTGAATTTTGCTCCATGCTAATGGCATCTCCATCTTCTTCCCAAAATAAAATTGCATTTCCCTCTCTAAAAGACTTGATATTTAGAGATATGACAAATTGGGAAGCGTGGGATGGAGTGGAGATTGGTGATTTCCCCAGTCTCCATTCTATTAGAATTACTGGATGTTGTAGGCTGATCAAGTTTCCCCGGTGGCCCTTTTTGTCTTCGGTGGAAAAAATGATGTTGGAGAGTGGTGGTGTACCTGATGTTTCAAATTTCCATTCACTGACAAATTTAACAATTATGTCCATGTCTAAGAAAAATAGTAAGTGGATGTCCAAGTGTTACTTTCCAACGCTCCAACACTTGATATTATTATTTAGCAGTGCAGAATCTGTTCATCTATCACACAAAGTGCTACCTTCACTGAAGACTTTAGAGATTAGAAACTCTCCAACATTGAGAGTTGTTGCAGGGTTAAAAAACCTCACCTCCTTGAATTCTTTAATTATAGAAGTATGCCCTAATCTTGAGTTCAAGGGGTTACCAGCCACCCTCGAACAAGTGAAGCTCGACGGGTGTCGTTTGTTCGAGCAAGGGTTCAAAGAACAACAGCATATGAGAAATGTCTTG ATGATAGAGCCACACAATTCCGATGATGAAGTGGAAGAGAAAGAGGAGATGGATGTCGatgatgaagaggaagaggaagaagaagaggatatGGATGTCGatgatgaagaggaagaggaagaggagatggatggagatgATGATGATAACAATGATGATAACATGGATTAA
- the LOC121990252 gene encoding probable small nuclear ribonucleoprotein F, producing MATVPVNPKPFLNNLTGKPVIVKLKWGMEYKGYLVSVDSYMNLQLANTEEFIDGQFTGNLGEILIRCSNVLYLRGVAEDEEIEDAD from the exons ATGGCG ACTGTGCCAGTTAACCCTAAACCTTTCTTGAACAATTTAACTGGGAAGCCTGTGATTGTGAAGTTAAAGTGGGGAATGGAATACAAAG GTTATCTTGTGTCAGTAGATTCCTATATGAACTTGCAG CTGGCTAATACTGAAGAATTCATCGATGGCCAATTTACTGGAAACCTGGGGGAGATTCTGATAAG GTGCAGTAATGTGTTGTATCTAAGGGGTGTAGCAGAGGATGAAGAAATAGAAGATGCTGATTGA
- the LOC121991077 gene encoding nascent polypeptide-associated complex subunit alpha, muscle-specific form-like, with protein sequence MASSRASTHMKEKTTPTHIGPEDPRRQRTTKTSVPSSPERDTAPQQSRPLNRSSSDGAKSTPPQQTSSASAKSRLTASARKPGEKPPSPSRQPLKSSPATSGAVREKTAKPSASAASRPATKPGISSDKATKTLKTGVKGRSSPSRGAVASRRPKESSASADDAARITTKSVEPVVTENTVVTENNNQTEEQDSVSIASMDIDFLDEHHDDICDENPMEVEETMKEIDDDHIEEKDQVSECEEHHESPKHDPDGICYPHGSRVGESDNEELSDEPPAEAEESHKSPMAEPSKEFNIHEKIEDVADETSLNNSPAAETSTEKIKVETKKFTAPAAPFSKPAPVQEKKKEAPVSNEVIEETRSKLLEKKKSKVSALVGAFETVISLQDDEGQPGQSQKST encoded by the coding sequence ATGGCTTCCTCAAGAGCAAGCACTCACATGAAGGAGAAGACCACTCCAACTCACATCGGTCCCGAAGACCCTCGCCGGCAGCGAACCACCAAAACGTCGGTCCCCAGTTCGCCAGAGCGAGACACAGCGCCACAACAGAGCAGACCTTTAAACCGTTCCAGCAGCGACGGCGCTAAAAGCACACCCCCACAGCAAACATCCAGCGCCAGCGCTAAATCGCGGTTGACCGCGTCGGCGAGAAAACCGGGGGAGAAGCCTCCGTCTCCTTCCCGTCAACCTTTGAAATCTTCGCCGGCGACGAGCGGCGCCGTGAGAGAAAAGACAGCGAAGCCATCCGCCTCCGCCGCTTCTCGGCCCGCAACAAAGCCAGGGATCTCATCGGATAAAGCAACAAAGACTCTGAAAACCGGCGTTAAGGGACGGAGTAGTCCGTCCAGAGGAGCCGTCGCATCCCGGAGGCCAAAGGAGTCGAGTGCGTCGGCCGACGATGCCGCTCGGATTACAACAAAGAGCGTGGAACCGGTCGTTACAGAAAATACGGTTGTTACAGAAAATAACAATCAAACCGAGGAGCAGGACTCTGTTTCCATTGCTTCGATGGATATCGACTTCCTCGACGAGCACCACGACGACATCTGCGACGAAAACCCCATGGAAGTGGAAGAAACCATGAAAGAGATCGACGATGACCACATCGAAGAAAAAGATCAAGTCTCGGAGTGTGAAGAGCATCACGAGTCGCCTAAACACGATCCTGATGGAATTTGCTATCCCCACGGAAGCAGAGTGGGCGAGAGCGACAACGAGGAGCTCTCCGACGAGCCACCTGCTGAAGCAGAGGAGAGTCATAAGTCTCCGATGGCAGAACCAAGCAAAGAATTCAACATCCATGAGAAAATAGAAGACGTCGCGGATGAAACTAGTCTGAATAACTCGCCGGCGGCAGAGACAAGTACTGAGAAGATAAAAGTTGAAACAAAGAAGTTTACTGCTCCGGCGGCGCCTTTTAGCAAACCAGCACCTGtgcaggagaagaagaaggaggcaccgGTGAGCAACGAGGTAATCGAGGAGACTAGGAGCAAGCtactggagaagaagaagagcaaggtGAGTGCTTTAGTCGGAGCGTTTGAGACGGTCATCTCGTTGCAGGATGACgaaggtcaaccaggtcaaagCCAAAAGTCCACCTAA